A region from the Camelus ferus isolate YT-003-E chromosome 1, BCGSAC_Cfer_1.0, whole genome shotgun sequence genome encodes:
- the C1H21orf58 gene encoding uncharacterized protein C21orf58 homolog, with protein MLDSSVADQMARLALKLLEKKLEQEREDVEGDSEDPRLRPGNGDEPESALRRARKRREALLQRFWEQHLLEEVAQACARRGLNRGARGSALPQEVPSMGVYPAASLPPSALELPRIIQPSAPPPPAVIIQQLPQQPLIAQLPPPQAFPTQRAGSIKEDVVELMLMQNAQMHQVLVQSLMLRALPPPPRAPAAPRLAPQDPPWAHTTFLRAERQKPSSVHHHHHYAAPALLQAVPAPGSPLDYPTWPSVVSATTLPPAAGFLPTVRHVAGPAAATLSTVASDGVLPAQAPGL; from the exons atgctggacTCCTCGGTGGCAGATCAAATGGCCCGACTGGCTCTGAAACTCCTAGAGAAG AAACTGGAGCAAGAGCGTGAGGATGTGGAAGGGGATTCTGAGGACCCCCGTCTCAGGCCAG GAAACGGGGACGAGCCGGAGTCAGCCCTGCGGAGAGCTCGGAAGAGGAGGGAGGCTCTTCTGCAGAGATTCTGG GAACAACACCTCCTGGAAGAGGTCGCCCAGGCCTGTGCCCGGAGGGGGTTGAACAGAGGAGCCCGTGGGTCAGCGCTGCCCCAAGAGGTGCCCTCCATGGGCGTCTACCCCGCTGCCTCCTTGCCCCCGTCAGCCCTGGAGCTGCCTCGCATCATCCAGCCCTCG GCCCCCCCACCGCCTGCGGTCATCATCCAGCAGCTCCCTCAGCAGCCTCTCATCgcccagctcccccctccccaggccttccCCACCCAAAGGGCAGGAAGCATTAAGGAAG ATGTGGTAGAGCTGATGCTCATGCAGAACGCGCAGATGCACCAGGTCCTCGTGCAGAGCCTGATGCTCCGAGCCCTgcccccgccgccccgcgcccccgccgccccgcgccTCGCCCCACAG GACCCGCCGTGGGCTCACACCACCTTCCTTCGAGCGGAGAGGCAGAAGCCATCGTCCgtgcaccaccaccaccactacgcagccccagccctgctgcaggCGGTCCCTGCACCCGGCTCTCCACTGGATTACCCCACATGGCCCTCGGTGGTCTCTGCCACCACCCTCCCACCAGCTGCCGGCTTCCTGCCCACCGTGAGGCACGTGGCTGGCCCCGCAGCAGCCACCCTTAGCAC GGTGGCCTCCGATGGCGTCCTGCCTGCACAGGCTCCCGGCCTGTGA
- the YBEY gene encoding endoribonuclease YbeY, whose protein sequence is MSLVLRDLQRAVPLRRAPLRGRLQALRSVLGVRRFDLGVVCVDNERMRRVNRRYRRKDVPTDVLAFPFHENLKAGEIPQPEFPDDYNLGDIFLGVEYIFQQCKEDEDYYDILTVTATHGLCHLLGFTHSTEAEWQKMYQKEKQVLEELSRRVGTRLQPLSRGLF, encoded by the exons ATGAGCCTGGTGCTGAGGGACCTGCAGCGGGCCGTGCCGCTCCGCCGGGCGCCGCTGCGCGGGCGGCTGCAGGCGCTCCGGAGCGTCCTGGGCGTGCGGCGCTTCGACCTGGGCGTCGTCTGCGTGGACAACGAGCGCATGCGGCGGGTTAACCGGCGCTACCGGCGGAAGGACGTCCCGACCGACGTGCTCGCGTTCCCGTTTCACGAG AATCTGAAAGCAGGGGAAATTCCCCAGCCTGAATTTCCAGATGACTACAATTTGGGAGACATTTTCCTGGGAGTGGAGTATATATTCCAGCAGTGCAAGGAGGACGAGGATTACTATGACATCCTGACT GTGACTGCCACCCACGGGCTCTGTCACCTGCTGGGCTTCACACACAGCACGGAGGCCGAGTGGCAGAAG ATGTACCAGAAGGAGAAGCAGGTTCTCGAGGAGCTGAGCCGGCGCGTGGGGACCAGGCTCCAGCCCCTGAGCAGGGGCCTCTTCTGA